Proteins encoded within one genomic window of Amycolatopsis sp. 2-15:
- a CDS encoding sensor histidine kinase, with product MRRRIVLTTVLAALVAIGLFGVPLAVAVARYFVTAERAELERAADSYALDVSADILRHRAPDRTPATEDPTFVAVYSPAGRLLAGAGPPTLADAGEATAADEVLSADTPGELVVVVPISDDGSVVALVRAATARTEVYWHTGLTWLGMAGLAVVALLSAYLVARRQARRLARPLEQLSATARDLGDGDFSIRADRAGIPEIDSVGESLDSTAVRLDDLLARERAFSADASHQLRTPLAGLRLQLEAALENPHANLRDVVEAGVATTGRLDRTVTDLLALARDTPPVRDDVTDLACELAGIETEWAAALAEHARDLVLKVEPVVAGALLSGPVLRQIMTVLLDNALRHGAGTVTVTARDAGDVLAVDVADEGEVNGTDVFDRRSPGARGTGIGLALARRLAEAEGGRLRLTRPRPALFTLLLPLEQ from the coding sequence GTGCGTCGCCGCATCGTCCTGACGACGGTGCTCGCCGCGTTGGTCGCGATCGGGCTGTTTGGCGTGCCCCTGGCCGTCGCTGTCGCGCGGTACTTCGTCACCGCCGAACGCGCCGAACTCGAACGGGCCGCCGACTCTTACGCCCTTGACGTCTCGGCCGATATCCTGCGGCACCGGGCTCCCGATCGCACGCCGGCCACCGAGGATCCCACCTTTGTGGCGGTCTACAGCCCGGCCGGCAGGCTGCTCGCCGGGGCCGGCCCGCCCACGCTCGCCGACGCCGGTGAAGCCACCGCGGCGGACGAGGTTCTGTCCGCGGACACCCCCGGGGAACTGGTGGTCGTCGTGCCGATCAGCGACGACGGGTCGGTGGTCGCGCTCGTGCGCGCCGCCACCGCGCGCACAGAGGTCTACTGGCACACCGGTCTGACCTGGCTCGGCATGGCTGGCCTGGCCGTGGTTGCTCTGCTGTCGGCTTACCTCGTGGCGCGGCGCCAGGCCCGGCGTCTGGCCCGTCCGCTCGAACAGCTGTCCGCGACCGCCCGTGACCTTGGCGACGGTGACTTCAGCATCCGTGCCGACCGCGCCGGAATCCCCGAGATCGACTCGGTCGGCGAGTCCCTCGACTCCACCGCCGTGCGGCTCGACGACCTCCTGGCCCGGGAACGCGCCTTTTCCGCCGACGCGTCCCACCAGCTGCGCACCCCGCTCGCCGGGCTGCGCCTACAGCTGGAGGCCGCGCTGGAGAACCCGCATGCGAACCTGCGCGACGTGGTCGAGGCCGGCGTCGCGACCACCGGCCGGCTCGACCGGACCGTCACCGACCTGCTCGCCCTCGCCCGCGACACACCACCGGTCCGCGACGACGTCACTGACCTCGCCTGCGAGCTCGCCGGCATCGAGACCGAGTGGGCGGCGGCCCTGGCCGAGCACGCACGCGACCTCGTGCTGAAGGTGGAACCCGTCGTCGCCGGCGCCCTGCTGTCCGGGCCGGTGCTGCGCCAGATCATGACGGTCCTGCTCGACAACGCGCTACGCCATGGCGCCGGCACCGTGACCGTCACCGCCCGCGACGCCGGTGACGTGCTCGCCGTCGACGTCGCCGACGAAGGTGAGGTCAACGGCACCGACGTGTTCGACCGCCGCTCACCCGGCGCCCGGGGAACCGGGATCGGCCTCGCGCTCGCCCGCCGTCTGGCCGAAGCCGAAGGCGGGCGCCTGCGCCTGACCCGCCCCCGGCCCGCTCTGTTCACCCTGCTGCTACCGCTCGAGCAATGA
- a CDS encoding response regulator transcription factor — protein MARVLVVEDDRTIGEVLHTSLTQHGHEVAWHTRGRTALQDAAKQPCDLVLLDLSLPDLDGTEVCRELRGALPACVIVMLTARAEEMDVVVGLEAGADDYLVKPVPLGELHARLRAHLRRHSTDRSQVEITLGRLRIDPAARRVTVDGIECQLRAKEFELLLRLAQDPGNAVSREALMADVWDAHWFGSTKTLDVHIATLRRKLAEAGGAGPMPEIATLRRHGYRLEESEG, from the coding sequence ATGGCCCGAGTCCTTGTCGTCGAAGACGACCGCACCATCGGTGAGGTTCTGCACACGAGCCTGACCCAGCACGGGCACGAGGTCGCGTGGCACACCCGCGGCCGCACCGCCCTGCAGGACGCCGCGAAGCAGCCGTGCGACCTGGTCCTGCTCGACTTGAGCCTGCCGGACCTGGACGGTACCGAGGTGTGCCGCGAACTGCGCGGTGCGCTGCCGGCCTGCGTGATCGTCATGCTCACCGCACGCGCCGAAGAGATGGACGTGGTCGTGGGACTCGAGGCGGGCGCGGATGACTATCTCGTAAAACCGGTGCCGCTGGGCGAACTGCATGCTCGTCTGCGCGCGCACCTGCGGCGCCACTCGACCGATCGCAGCCAGGTCGAGATCACGCTCGGCCGGCTGCGGATCGACCCGGCCGCTCGCCGGGTCACCGTGGACGGGATCGAGTGCCAGTTGCGCGCCAAGGAGTTCGAGCTCCTGCTGCGCCTTGCCCAAGATCCCGGCAACGCGGTGAGCCGCGAAGCACTGATGGCCGACGTGTGGGATGCCCACTGGTTCGGCTCGACCAAGACACTCGACGTCCACATCGCCACGCTGCGACGCAAACTCGCCGAGGCCGGCGGTGCGGGCCCGATGCCGGAGATCGCCACCCTGCGTCGCCACGGCTACCGGCTCGAGGAATCGGAAGGGTGA
- a CDS encoding BlaI/MecI/CopY family transcriptional regulator, with the protein MRRGPGELEAEVLAVLWQHDQPASAAEVREWLGDDSLAYTTVVTILSRLHEKGVLAREKQGRMFAYHPVDDAPGLAARRMRAVLDSEDNRESVLARFVSNLPPDDEQALLQLLQGDREGT; encoded by the coding sequence ATGCGTAGAGGACCAGGTGAGCTGGAGGCCGAGGTGCTGGCCGTGCTGTGGCAGCACGATCAGCCCGCCTCGGCAGCGGAAGTGCGGGAGTGGCTCGGCGACGACTCCCTCGCTTACACGACCGTGGTGACGATCCTGTCCCGGCTGCACGAGAAGGGCGTCCTGGCCCGCGAAAAGCAGGGCCGGATGTTCGCCTATCACCCTGTCGACGACGCTCCCGGCCTCGCCGCCCGCCGGATGCGGGCAGTGCTCGACAGCGAGGACAACCGGGAAAGCGTGCTGGCCCGGTTCGTCTCGAACCTGCCCCCCGACGACGAGCAAGCGCTGCTGCAGCTCTTGCAAGGCGACCGCGAAGGCACGTGA
- a CDS encoding M56 family metallopeptidase, whose translation MLVPLLVPLASWPVARWLAPRLTPQHGAWLLTFLAVIFAAGSTCALALGAVAGLSLVPAVAEFGDFSPATLSVIAGSDVPLAIACGVLLIGVVVALGRTALGQWRWYRRVHAELDKHSGDGGVVVLPGADPVAFAIAGRGGRIAVSTGMLAALSADERAALLHHERAHLRLRHPVYSAAGVLAGALNPFIRPLTTAARFAMERWADEAAATGVGNRRVVATAVAKAALADKRPASYALAAGGGPVPQRVRALLADAPPSPGVCGRGITALAVAIVLAGPAWSAGAGAQAAITLHSDIEAAQLASCSAHPVLAKRPHGQASLTAVRQDRRECAEG comes from the coding sequence GTGCTCGTTCCACTGCTGGTGCCGCTGGCCTCGTGGCCGGTGGCCCGATGGCTGGCGCCGCGGCTGACCCCGCAGCACGGCGCGTGGCTGCTGACGTTCCTGGCCGTGATCTTCGCGGCCGGCAGCACATGCGCGCTGGCGCTGGGCGCGGTCGCGGGGCTGTCACTCGTGCCCGCGGTGGCCGAGTTCGGTGACTTCTCCCCCGCCACGCTGAGCGTGATCGCGGGCTCCGACGTGCCGCTGGCGATCGCCTGCGGAGTGCTGCTGATCGGCGTGGTGGTGGCCCTCGGGCGAACCGCGTTGGGTCAATGGCGCTGGTACCGGCGGGTCCACGCCGAACTGGACAAGCATTCGGGCGATGGCGGCGTCGTGGTCTTGCCCGGCGCGGACCCGGTGGCGTTCGCGATCGCCGGCCGTGGCGGCCGAATCGCTGTGTCCACGGGCATGCTCGCCGCGCTGTCGGCGGACGAGCGGGCCGCGTTGCTCCATCACGAACGTGCTCACCTGCGGCTCAGGCACCCGGTCTACTCCGCCGCGGGGGTCCTCGCGGGTGCGCTCAACCCGTTCATCCGTCCCCTCACGACGGCGGCGCGGTTCGCGATGGAGCGCTGGGCCGACGAGGCCGCGGCCACTGGTGTGGGCAATCGACGGGTGGTGGCGACCGCGGTGGCGAAGGCGGCGCTGGCGGACAAGAGACCAGCGTCGTACGCGCTCGCGGCGGGCGGCGGCCCGGTGCCCCAACGGGTGCGCGCGCTGCTTGCCGATGCCCCACCGTCACCGGGTGTGTGCGGGCGCGGGATCACGGCCCTCGCCGTGGCGATCGTGCTGGCCGGCCCTGCCTGGTCGGCCGGCGCCGGAGCCCAGGCGGCGATCACGCTGCACTCCGACATCGAAGCCGCTCAGCTGGCCTCGTGCTCGGCCCACCCCGTGCTCGCGAAGCGGCCCCACGGTCAGGCCTCGCTCACCGCAGTCCGCCAGGATCGCCGGGAGTGCGCCGAGGGCTGA
- a CDS encoding glycosyltransferase: protein MAYLTDPSVHRLCVSPWADLIVAPNDLAAEQARALGAVHTVVRKPLVAPAFRPVAGAAEKALLRLAHGLPADRALALVVSGSWGVGEVERTVADLQTEGSVEPVVVCGRNDALRHRLEEAGVRRVFGWVDDMAGLMRACDVVVQNAGGLTTSEALATGLPVLTYRCLPGHGRANAAVLNQAGTVPWVRSPDALGVALYVALQPPMLDAIAPVAVAG from the coding sequence GTGGCCTACCTGACGGACCCCTCCGTGCACCGGCTGTGTGTGAGCCCGTGGGCCGATCTGATCGTGGCGCCCAACGACCTCGCGGCCGAGCAGGCCCGGGCGCTCGGTGCCGTTCACACGGTGGTCCGGAAACCATTGGTCGCGCCCGCGTTCCGGCCGGTTGCCGGGGCCGCCGAAAAGGCCTTGCTCCGCTTGGCGCACGGCCTTCCTGCGGACCGCGCGCTGGCCCTCGTCGTCTCGGGCTCCTGGGGTGTCGGCGAAGTCGAACGCACGGTGGCCGACTTGCAGACTGAGGGCAGTGTCGAGCCCGTGGTCGTCTGCGGTCGCAACGACGCGCTGCGGCACCGGCTCGAGGAGGCGGGTGTGCGGCGCGTGTTCGGGTGGGTCGACGACATGGCCGGCCTGATGCGCGCCTGCGACGTCGTAGTCCAGAACGCGGGCGGGCTCACCACCTCGGAGGCGCTCGCCACCGGCCTGCCCGTGCTGACCTACCGCTGCCTGCCCGGGCACGGCCGCGCCAACGCCGCGGTGCTCAACCAGGCCGGCACCGTGCCGTGGGTGCGGTCGCCGGATGCGCTCGGCGTGGCCCTGTATGTGGCTCTGCAACCGCCGATGTTGGACGCCATCGCGCCCGTCGCGGTGGCAGGATGA
- a CDS encoding alkaline phosphatase family protein gives MSRNRTPLFALLAAAGLFATAAPAAVAQPARSGQQHVLLVSVDGMHQSDLVWYTATHPHAELADLLAHGTQYTHASTPVPSDSFPGLVGQLTGGNPATTGVYYDATYNHALLPAGTTHCAGAKPGAVVDYTEDLDRDKNALDAGQGVAGLPSGVLTMTGNPRTLIDPAKLPVDPQTCKPVYPHQYLHVNTVFEVARQAGLRTAWSDKHPAYELLNGPSGTGIQDLFTPEINSQVPGASSGSDWTTDNAATQRYDAYKARAVLNEIDGYDHSGTMKVGTPAVFGLNFQSVSTAQKLPVSGGQAGGYLAGGAPGPVVRSALDFVDRQLGAFAAELKRRGIDRSTTIVLSAKHGQSPIDPNALTRIDDGALLDGLNAAWRAAHPGAADLVAQSTEDDAMLLWLTDRSAAATTFAKNYLLAQSGTGNGATGAAKPFVHSGLATVHAGADAARYFGVRPGDDRVPDLVGLTVPGVVYTGGQSKIAEHGGAAADDRSVPLVVSGTGRGQVVGGAVETTQIAPTILRLLNLDPRSLAAVRAEGTRVLPGLDRH, from the coding sequence GTGTCGAGAAACCGCACACCGTTGTTCGCCCTGCTTGCCGCCGCGGGATTGTTCGCCACCGCCGCGCCCGCGGCGGTGGCGCAGCCGGCGCGCTCGGGACAGCAGCACGTCCTGCTTGTCTCGGTCGACGGCATGCACCAGTCGGACCTCGTCTGGTACACCGCGACCCATCCGCATGCGGAGCTGGCGGACCTGCTCGCGCACGGCACGCAGTACACGCACGCGAGCACTCCGGTTCCCTCGGACTCGTTTCCCGGCTTGGTCGGCCAGCTCACTGGCGGAAACCCCGCGACCACCGGCGTGTACTACGACGCCACCTACAACCACGCCCTGCTGCCGGCCGGCACCACGCATTGCGCCGGGGCGAAGCCGGGCGCGGTGGTCGACTACACCGAAGACCTCGATCGCGATAAGAACGCCCTTGACGCCGGGCAGGGCGTGGCCGGTCTGCCCAGCGGCGTGCTGACGATGACCGGCAACCCGCGCACGCTCATCGACCCGGCGAAACTGCCGGTCGACCCGCAGACGTGCAAACCCGTGTACCCGCACCAGTATCTGCACGTCAACACGGTCTTCGAGGTGGCCCGCCAGGCCGGGCTGCGCACCGCCTGGTCGGACAAGCACCCCGCTTACGAGCTGCTCAACGGACCGTCCGGCACCGGTATCCAGGACCTGTTCACGCCCGAGATCAACAGCCAGGTGCCGGGCGCATCGTCCGGATCGGACTGGACGACCGACAACGCCGCGACCCAGCGCTACGACGCCTACAAGGCCCGTGCGGTGCTCAACGAGATCGACGGCTACGACCACAGCGGCACCATGAAGGTCGGCACTCCTGCGGTGTTCGGCCTCAACTTCCAGTCGGTGTCCACCGCGCAGAAACTCCCGGTCTCCGGCGGCCAAGCGGGCGGCTATCTCGCCGGTGGCGCCCCTGGGCCCGTCGTGCGCTCGGCGCTCGACTTCGTCGACCGGCAGCTCGGCGCGTTCGCCGCCGAGCTCAAGCGGCGCGGCATTGACCGGAGCACGACCATCGTCCTGTCCGCCAAACACGGCCAGTCGCCGATCGACCCGAACGCGCTGACCCGCATCGACGACGGTGCCCTGCTCGACGGGCTCAACGCCGCCTGGCGCGCCGCGCACCCGGGGGCGGCCGACCTCGTCGCCCAATCGACCGAGGACGACGCGATGCTGCTGTGGCTCACCGACCGCTCGGCCGCGGCGACGACGTTCGCGAAGAACTACCTGCTGGCCCAGTCCGGCACGGGCAACGGGGCCACCGGTGCGGCGAAACCGTTTGTCCACTCCGGACTGGCGACCGTTCACGCGGGAGCCGACGCCGCTCGCTACTTCGGCGTGCGCCCCGGCGACGACCGGGTGCCCGACCTCGTCGGCCTGACGGTGCCCGGCGTCGTCTACACCGGCGGGCAGTCGAAGATCGCCGAACACGGCGGCGCTGCCGCCGACGACCGGTCCGTCCCCTTGGTCGTCAGCGGCACCGGCCGTGGCCAGGTGGTCGGCGGTGCCGTCGAGACGACGCAGATCGCGCCGACCATCCTGCGGCTGCTGAACCTCGACCCCCGCTCCCTTGCCGCCGTGCGTGCCGAAGGAACCCGCGTGCTCCCTGGGCTCGACCGGCACTGA
- a CDS encoding COG4705 family protein has product MTAAELIDGARHTRDRGASKVPAVTALFWIIKVLTTGVGETTSDFLAHLIDPVIAVALAGLALAVSLVAQFRARSYRPALYWTTVLLVSVFGTIAADVAHVGLGVPYAVSTAAFAVALGVVFLLWYRFEKTLSIHKIRTPRREFFYWLAVGTTFALGTAVGDLTATTLHLGYLGSGIGFAVVIALPAIATRFPGASRVGTFWAAYILTRPLGASFADWFGVGPDRGGWVWGPGLSVSCCCS; this is encoded by the coding sequence ATGACGGCAGCGGAACTGATCGACGGTGCGCGCCACACCCGCGACCGCGGAGCCTCGAAGGTCCCGGCGGTCACCGCCCTCTTCTGGATCATCAAGGTACTCACGACCGGTGTCGGGGAGACGACGAGCGACTTCCTCGCGCACCTGATCGACCCGGTGATCGCGGTGGCGCTGGCCGGCCTGGCGTTGGCCGTGTCCCTTGTTGCGCAGTTTCGCGCGCGTTCCTACCGTCCGGCGTTGTACTGGACGACCGTGCTGCTGGTCAGCGTGTTCGGGACCATCGCGGCCGATGTCGCCCATGTGGGCCTGGGCGTGCCGTACGCGGTGTCGACGGCGGCCTTCGCTGTCGCGCTGGGCGTGGTCTTCCTGCTGTGGTACCGGTTCGAGAAGACGCTGTCGATCCACAAGATCCGCACACCGCGCCGCGAGTTCTTCTACTGGCTCGCCGTCGGCACAACCTTCGCGCTGGGCACCGCCGTCGGCGATCTGACCGCGACGACGTTGCACCTCGGGTATCTCGGCTCCGGCATCGGGTTCGCGGTGGTTATCGCTCTCCCGGCGATCGCGACCCGGTTCCCCGGCGCGAGTCGCGTCGGCACGTTCTGGGCGGCGTACATCCTCACGCGGCCACTGGGTGCGTCCTTTGCGGACTGGTTCGGTGTCGGGCCCGACCGAGGGGGGTGGGTCTGGGGACCGGGCCTGTCAGTCTCGTGCTGCTGCTCGTGA
- a CDS encoding undecaprenyl-diphosphate phosphatase → MSAIDLGQSVILGIVEGLTEFLPVSSTGHLKIAEGLLGIPVDDQSVVGFTAVIQVGAIAAVLVYFFRDIVRFAAAWGRGLVNARARQEHDYKFAWWVILATIPIVVAGLLFQSLVKGPLASLWVVAISLIAGSGIMWAADRFGTGKRGEAESTFADAMLVGSSQILALLFPGFSRSGATISTGLLRGLDRVAATRLSFFLSIPALTGAGLYELKDALGGGVDVLPLLVGTVVSFVVAYAAIAWLLKFVAAHTFTTFVIYRVVVGVALLAALASGLLSA, encoded by the coding sequence TTGAGCGCGATCGACCTCGGCCAGTCGGTGATCCTCGGGATCGTGGAAGGCCTGACCGAATTCCTGCCCGTGTCGTCCACCGGGCACCTGAAGATCGCCGAGGGGCTGCTCGGCATCCCGGTCGACGACCAGTCCGTGGTCGGGTTCACCGCGGTGATCCAGGTCGGTGCCATCGCCGCGGTGCTGGTGTACTTCTTCCGCGACATCGTGCGGTTCGCCGCGGCGTGGGGGCGCGGGCTCGTTAACGCGCGGGCGCGCCAGGAACACGACTACAAGTTCGCCTGGTGGGTCATCCTCGCCACGATCCCGATCGTCGTCGCCGGCCTGCTGTTCCAGTCGCTGGTGAAGGGTCCGCTCGCGTCGCTGTGGGTCGTCGCGATCTCGCTCATCGCCGGCAGCGGGATCATGTGGGCGGCGGACCGGTTCGGGACGGGCAAACGCGGGGAGGCCGAGTCGACGTTCGCCGACGCGATGCTGGTCGGCTCGTCGCAGATCCTCGCCCTGCTGTTCCCCGGGTTCTCCCGCTCCGGCGCGACGATCTCGACCGGGCTCCTGCGGGGCCTGGACCGGGTTGCCGCCACGCGGCTGTCGTTTTTCCTGTCGATCCCGGCGCTGACCGGAGCCGGCCTCTACGAGCTGAAGGACGCGCTCGGCGGCGGAGTCGACGTGCTGCCGCTCTTGGTCGGGACGGTCGTGTCGTTCGTCGTGGCCTACGCCGCGATCGCGTGGCTGCTGAAGTTCGTCGCGGCGCACACGTTCACGACCTTCGTGATCTACCGCGTTGTCGTGGGGGTCGCGCTGCTGGCCGCGCTGGCGTCGGGCCTGCTGTCCGCCTGA
- a CDS encoding DedA family protein encodes MIPLSATSWLSSLGTAGVFLVLFAETGLLIGFFLPGDSLLFTAGLFCTTSATATVHLSLPLVLVAAVAGALLGAQTGFVLGRRGGRALLSRTSNAHLHRGLTRAEELLTRYGHAKAIVLARFIPVVRTVLNPLAGILDVPARTFTLWQVFGGLLWSVGVTVAGYLLGASIPGVDQYLLPIIALVVIVSLIPLALEVLRSRKQRRGAGS; translated from the coding sequence ATGATTCCGTTGAGCGCGACGTCGTGGCTGTCGAGCCTCGGCACGGCGGGGGTGTTTCTCGTCCTGTTCGCCGAAACCGGCCTGCTGATCGGGTTTTTCCTGCCTGGTGACTCGCTGCTGTTCACCGCCGGGCTGTTCTGCACCACCAGTGCTACGGCCACCGTCCACCTGTCTCTGCCGCTCGTGCTGGTGGCGGCGGTCGCCGGTGCGCTGCTCGGGGCGCAGACCGGGTTCGTGCTGGGTCGCCGCGGGGGCCGGGCACTCCTGTCACGCACGAGCAACGCGCACTTGCACCGCGGGCTGACCAGAGCCGAGGAGCTCCTCACCCGCTACGGCCACGCGAAAGCGATCGTCCTCGCCCGGTTCATCCCGGTTGTGCGCACAGTGCTGAACCCGCTCGCGGGCATCCTCGACGTGCCCGCGCGGACGTTCACCCTGTGGCAGGTCTTCGGGGGGCTGCTGTGGTCGGTCGGCGTCACGGTCGCCGGGTACCTTCTCGGGGCGAGCATCCCGGGGGTCGACCAGTACCTGCTGCCGATCATCGCGCTCGTGGTCATCGTCTCGCTGATCCCGCTCGCGCTCGAGGTCCTGCGGAGCCGCAAGCAGCGCCGCGGAGCCGGCTCCTGA
- a CDS encoding DDE-type integrase/transposase/recombinase produces MTLLDDAAHLTPPFAGAGANLAMLDGARHPLALVSGKRRARFRGRDSRPSYATSVHPDAELAGETIKMAVAARGGRERVAGVIFHSDRGSTYTAHDFTVLCNKLGIRQSMGRTGSCFDNAAAESFFSTLEHEVLSRHLARRGPGLRSAVICSPGGSLRPRARTSARAVLNWDAYAGDLTEHDDSQPPPRT; encoded by the coding sequence GTGACCTTGCTGGACGACGCGGCGCACCTGACGCCGCCGTTCGCCGGGGCGGGCGCGAACCTCGCGATGCTGGACGGCGCCCGGCACCCCTTGGCCCTCGTGTCGGGAAAGAGACGCGCGCGGTTTCGAGGACGAGATAGTCGCCCGAGCTACGCCACCAGCGTCCATCCGGACGCTGAACTCGCAGGTGAGACCATCAAAATGGCCGTCGCCGCCCGCGGCGGAAGAGAACGGGTGGCCGGTGTGATCTTCCACTCCGACCGCGGTTCTACCTACACCGCGCACGATTTCACTGTGCTCTGCAACAAGCTCGGTATTCGACAGTCGATGGGCAGGACCGGGTCATGTTTCGACAACGCCGCGGCTGAGTCGTTCTTCTCAACCTTGGAACACGAAGTGCTATCCCGCCATCTCGCTCGGCGAGGTCCAGGTCTGCGGTCAGCAGTGATCTGCTCGCCCGGCGGATCGCTTCGGCCGCGAGCGCGCACATCAGCCCGAGCTGTTTTGAACTGGGATGCCTACGCGGGCGACCTGACCGAGCACGACGACTCGCAGCCGCCGCCGAGAACCTGA
- a CDS encoding DUF6959 family protein, with amino-acid sequence MTKVEVEMLTGQHNYAVLQLPERSFPGIVFSAGSLSVFVGDARELAAAAHPDPEIHDLAQYMADEFGGILDDYAGVLAACGIRPSYGRP; translated from the coding sequence ATGACGAAGGTCGAAGTCGAAATGCTGACCGGTCAGCACAACTACGCGGTGCTGCAGCTGCCCGAACGCAGCTTTCCGGGCATCGTGTTCTCTGCCGGCTCGCTGTCCGTCTTCGTCGGCGACGCGCGTGAACTCGCCGCAGCTGCTCACCCCGACCCAGAAATCCACGACCTCGCCCAGTACATGGCGGACGAGTTCGGCGGCATCCTCGACGACTACGCCGGTGTGCTCGCCGCGTGCGGTATCCGCCCGTCCTACGGGCGACCGTAG
- a CDS encoding PLD nuclease N-terminal domain-containing protein has translation MNLPTELAATEGAHVAVAVGIGALCLIPLIFFVAALVSILGSPLTGGMRLVWVVFAFCAPFLGPLLWFLVGRRSAEAGGPAASAG, from the coding sequence ATGAACTTGCCCACCGAACTGGCCGCAACCGAGGGCGCGCACGTCGCCGTGGCCGTGGGAATCGGGGCGCTGTGCCTGATCCCCTTGATCTTTTTCGTGGCCGCGCTTGTCAGCATCCTGGGTAGCCCGCTGACCGGCGGGATGAGACTTGTCTGGGTCGTGTTCGCGTTCTGCGCGCCGTTTCTCGGGCCGCTGCTGTGGTTCCTGGTGGGCCGGCGCAGCGCCGAAGCCGGGGGGCCCGCCGCATCAGCGGGATGA